One segment of Cydia fagiglandana chromosome 12, ilCydFagi1.1, whole genome shotgun sequence DNA contains the following:
- the LOC134669533 gene encoding small ribosomal subunit protein uS19 — protein sequence MAEVDETLKKKRTFRKFTFRGVDLDQLLDMPNEQLMELMHARARRRFARGLKRKPMALVKKLRRAKKEAPPNEKPEIVKTHLRNMIIVPEMVGSIVGIYNGKTFNQVEIKPEMIGHYLGEFSVTYKPVKHGRPGIGATHSSRFIPLK from the exons ATGGCTGAG GTCGACGAAACTCTTAAGAAGAAGCGTACCTTCAGGAAGTTCACCTTCCGAGGGGTTGATCTCGATCAGCTTCTTGACATGCCCAA TGAGCAACTTATGGAGCTCATGCACGCCCGCGCCCGCAGGCGGTTCGCCCGCGGCCTGAAGCGCAAGCCGATGGCGCTGGTGAAGAAGCTGCGCCGCGCCAAGAAGGAGGCACCGCCCAATGAGAAGCCCGAGATTGTCAAGACACATCTGCGCAACATGATCATTGTCCCAGAAATGGTTGGCTCCATTGTTGGTATCTACAACGGCAAGACCTTCAACCag GTTGAAATCAAGCCCGAGATGATCGGCCACTACCTGGGCGAGTTCTCTGTCACATACAAGCCTGTCAAGCACGGTAGGCCCGGTATTGGTGCCACCCACAGCTCCCGATTCATCCCGCTCAAGTAG
- the LOC134669554 gene encoding zinc finger RNA-binding protein isoform X2, translating to MMAANNYFGFTHGGTQYGAATAGAAYGGQTGYAVAPAATAATYGTQRAAATGYDTAYQAAAATQAAAHAHAHAAAAAASAYDASKSAYYQQAAAAYPTAAPPQPQPTYDTSAAKPTYSTQATYAQGGARGTGAAGAKPYGSVYSSSTPATSYPTQPYTQPAAQTPKPLYNAATMYVAQQNKTGGGGGWKNYNKSGVGAGQARRPKPPPKAQQLHYCDVCRISCAGPQTYKEHLEGQKHKKKEAAVKLAAAGAAAAGRAAGGSALRCELCDVTCTGADAYAAHVRGIKHQKVVKLHTMLGKPIPSTEPTKLGGAKKTVAGTPKIAFVASGGLSTVAGTNPQKSIQGDKDKDSDKDDDGADEPEVQPVGQDYIEELRGDDGKALSFNCKLCDCKFNDPNAKEMHMKGRRHRLQYKKKVQPDLEVKVKPSMHQRKLAEAKAQRMLVRDELWARRRMHDGMEEDERAYWEGGMEPWWPRGPVPPPLHHHHPGMGMGYGSVGRRPETSDDRHVVAKHAEIYPSEQQLADTQRLVSHTERALKSLSDALADQAKPKAGAAKAAVKTEDKKDENKDGKEDGRDNQLFSFLGEGEGGSGGSGGAGGAAGGEAARALKGVMRVGLLAKGLLLKGDRDVRLVVLCHDRPTVTLLKRVAHDLPAHLAKVKGPGDEPKYKVELLPAEGAVQVSDGTGSVLVSLTSAVMREPAEGGDIKRDDKDVLPRQKCLDALAALRHAKWFQARAATLQSCVIIIRIMRDLCRRIPNWTPLNPYAMELLVSGVMQSAGAALSPGEALRRVMEAVAGGLLLEHGPGLRDPCEKEQVDALGNLPAQKREDLTASAQQFLRQIAFRQIYKVLDMEPLPKLKHPAGPWKFPRKRRRSHTDAESDQPNGEGKVVKTEEKMDASETAANAK from the exons ATGATGgcagcaaataattattttggttttactCACGGCGGAACACAGTACGG TGCTGCGACTGCTGGAGCGGCTTACGGGGGTCAGACAGGGTACGCTGTAGCCCCGGCTGCGACCGCCGCGACGTACGGGACCCAACGCGCTGCTGCTACAGGATACGACACGGCATACCAGGCAGCGGCCGCTACACAAG CAGCGGCTCACGCGCACGCTCACGCGGCCGCGGCGGCAGCGTCGGCCTACGACGCCAGCAAGAGTGCGTACTACCAGCAGGCCGCCGCTGCCTACCccaccgccgcgccgccgcagcCCCAGCCCACGTACGACACCTCGGCTGCAAAGCCCACCTACTCCACGCAGGCCACTTACGCACAG GGCGGGGCGCGCGGcacgggcgcggcgggcgcgaaGCCCTACGGCTCCGTGTACTCGTCCTCCACGCCCGCCACCTCCTACCCCACGCAGCCCTACACGCAGCCCGCCGCTCAGACTCCTAAAC CTCTCTACAACGCCGCTACCATGTACGTGGCCCAGCAGAACAAAACCGGAGGAGGCGG CGGCTGGAAGAATTACAACAAGAGCGGAGTAGGCGCGGGTCAGGCCCGGCGCCCTAAGCCGCCTCCAAAGGCGCAGCAGCTGCATTATTGCGATGTGTGCCGCATCTCGTGCGCTGGACCCCAG ACGTACAAGGAGCACCTGGAGGGGCAGAAGCACAAGAAGAAGGAGGCGGCGGTGAAgctggcggcggcgggcgcggcggcggcggggcgcgcggcgGGCGGGTCGGCGCTGCGCTGCGAGCTGTGCGACGTCACCTGCACCGGCGCCGACGCCTACGCGGCGCACGTGCGCGGCATCAAGCACCAGAAGGTCGTCAAGCTGCACACCATGCTCGGCAAGCCCATCCCCTCCACCGAGCCCACCAAGCTGGGAGGAG CCAAAAAGACGGTCGCCGGTACGCCCAAGATCGCGTTCGTGGCTTCCGGAGGACTTAGCACGGTGGCCGGCACCAATCCGCAAAAATCCATCCAAGGAGACAAAGACAAGGACTCGGACAAGGACGACGACGGCGCGGACGAGCCGGAGGTGCAGCCCGTGGGGCAGGACTACATCGAGGAGCTGCGCGGCGACGACGGCAAGGCGCTGTCCTTCAACTGCAAGCTGTGCGACTGCAAATTTAACGACCCCAACGCCAAGGAGATGCACATGAAGGGCCGCCGCCATCGTCTGCAGTACAAGAAGAAG GTGCAACCCGACCTGGAGGTGAAGGTGAAGCCATCCATGCACCAGCGCAAGCTGGCCGAGGCCAAGGCCCAGCGCATGCTGGTCCGCGACGAGCTGTGGGCGCGCCGCCGCATGCATGAC GGCATGGAGGAAGACGAGCGCGCGTACTGGGAGGGCGGCATGGAGCCGTGGTGGCCGCGCGGCCCCGTGCCGCCGCCGCTGCACCACCACCACCCG GGTATGGGCATGGGCTACGGGTCCGTGGGCCGGCGGCCGGAGACCTCGGACGACCGGCACGTGGTGGCCAAGCACGCGGAGATCTACCCCAGCGAGCAGCAGCTGGCCGACACGCAGCGCCTCGTGTCCCACACCGAGCGCGCACTCAAGTCGCTCTCCGACGCGCTCGCCGACCAGGCCAAGCCTAAG GCTGGCGCTGCCAAAGCGGCTGTCAAGACCGAGGACAAGAAAGATGAGAATAAAGATGGCAAGGAAGACGGCCGCGACAACCAACT GTTCTCGTTCCTGGGCGAGGGCGAGGGCGGCTcgggcggctcgggcggcgcgggcggcgcggcgggcggcgaggcggcgcgcgcgctgaaGGGCGTGATGCGCGTGGGGCTGCTGGCCAAGGGGCTGCTGCTGAAGGGCGACCGCGACGTGCGCCTCGTCGTGCTGTGCCACGACCGCCCCACCGTCACGCTGCTCAAGCGCGTCGCGCACGACCTGCCCGCGCATCTCGCCAAAGTCAAG GGCCCCGGCGACGAGCCCAAGTACAAGGTGGAGCTGCTGCCGGCCGAGGGCGCCGTGCAGGTGTCGGACGGCACCGGCAGCGTGCTGGTGTCGCTCACGTCGGCCGTGATGCGCGAGCCCGCAG AGGGTGGCGACATAAAGCGAGACGACAAGGATGTGCTACCGCGGCAGAAGTGTTTGGACGCGTTGGCCGCCCTTCGGCACGCCAAGTGGTTCCAG GCTAGGGCGGCGACTCTGCAGTCGTGCGTGATCATCATCCGCATAATGCGCGACCTCTGCCGTCGCATTCCCAACTGGACGCCGCTCAATCCCTAC GCGATGGAGCTGCTGGTGTCGGGTGTGATGCAGTCTGCGGGCGCGGCGCTGTCGCCGGGCGAGGCGCTGCGCCGCGTCATGGAGGCGgtcgccggcggcctgctgctCGAGCACGGCCCCGGCCTGCGCGACCCCTGCGAGAAGGAGCAAGTG GATGCTCTCGGGAATCTGCCCGCGCAGAAGCGTGAAGACCTGACCGCTTCGGCGCAACAGTTCCTGAGACAGATCGCCTTTAGACAGATTTACAag GTGCTGGACATGGAGCCGCTGCCCAAGCTGAAGCACCCGGCGGGCCCGTGGAAGTTCCCGCGCAAGCGCAGGCGCTCGCACACCGACGCCGAGTCCGACCAGCCCAACG GTGAGGGCAAAGTAGTAAAGACGGAAGAAAAAATGGACGCGTCCGAAACCGCCGCGAACGCTAAGTAA
- the LOC134669228 gene encoding tRNA-uridine aminocarboxypropyltransferase 2, whose product MEEEDVWEDLSNIPADPPHMRELCENCNRPQVVCWCAALPPERLQPRSNIILLQHPAEEKRCLRTAPMLQLGLAENKCLIFKGKKFPQPRHDNLENILTQPNTILLYPSKTAIDITDLVNDNDSYNLVLLDGTWPQAKAIYASSPILHNIRQVKLITSTVSSYIIRTQPTEGCLSTLETAAEALSQLEKDPKYRDQLVQPLHKLCQYQLDNGAVTHQSKEFLLKTRTYPKLIGKRLSRLLRSTNDTVLNLD is encoded by the exons ATGGAAGAAGAAGATGTATGGGAAGACCTGTCTAATATACCTGCTGATCCACCACATATGCGTGAATTGTGTGAAAATTGCAA CAGGCCACAAGTAGTGTGTTGGTGTGCAGCCCTTCCCCCTGAGAGGTTGCAACCACGCAGCAACATCATTCTCCTGCAGCACCCGGCCGAGGAGAAACGCTGCCTCCGGACTGCCCCCATGCTGCAGCTGGGCTTAGCAGAAAACAAGTGCCTTATCTTCAAAGGAAAAAAGTTCCCACAACCAAGACATGACAACTTGGAGAACATCCTAACTCAACCTAATACAATATTACTCTATCCTAGCAAAACTGCTATTGATATAACTGACTTAGTTAATGATAATGATTCATACAATCTTGTCCTGTTAGACGGTACCTGGCCCCAAGCCAAGGCTATCTATGCCTCCAGCCctatattacataatataagGCAGGTTAAATTAATTACTAGTACTGTAAGTAGCTATATTATAAGAACGCAACCAACTGAAGGTTGTTTGAGTACACTGGAAACAGCGGCGGAGGCTTTGTCTCAATTGGAGAAGGATCCAAAATACAGAGATCAACTAGTACAACCTTTACATAAGCTGTGCCAATACCAGTTGGACAATGGAGCTGTTACTCACCAGTCAAAGGAGTTTTTATTGAAAACTAGAACATATCCTAAGTTGATAGGAAAACGCCTATCTAGGCTATTAAGGTCTACAAATGATACTGTTCTCAATTTAGATTAA
- the LOC134669554 gene encoding zinc finger RNA-binding protein isoform X1: MMAANNYFGFTHGGTQYGAATAGAAYGGQTGYAVAPAATAATYGTQRAAATGYDTAYQAAAATQAAAHAHAHAAAAAASAYDASKSAYYQQAAAAYPTAAPPQPQPTYDTSAAKPTYSTQATYAQGGARGTGAAGAKPYGSVYSSSTPATSYPTQPYTQPAAQTPKQTANRGTSAYDTALYNAATMYVAQQNKTGGGGGWKNYNKSGVGAGQARRPKPPPKAQQLHYCDVCRISCAGPQTYKEHLEGQKHKKKEAAVKLAAAGAAAAGRAAGGSALRCELCDVTCTGADAYAAHVRGIKHQKVVKLHTMLGKPIPSTEPTKLGGAKKTVAGTPKIAFVASGGLSTVAGTNPQKSIQGDKDKDSDKDDDGADEPEVQPVGQDYIEELRGDDGKALSFNCKLCDCKFNDPNAKEMHMKGRRHRLQYKKKVQPDLEVKVKPSMHQRKLAEAKAQRMLVRDELWARRRMHDGMEEDERAYWEGGMEPWWPRGPVPPPLHHHHPGMGMGYGSVGRRPETSDDRHVVAKHAEIYPSEQQLADTQRLVSHTERALKSLSDALADQAKPKAGAAKAAVKTEDKKDENKDGKEDGRDNQLFSFLGEGEGGSGGSGGAGGAAGGEAARALKGVMRVGLLAKGLLLKGDRDVRLVVLCHDRPTVTLLKRVAHDLPAHLAKVKGPGDEPKYKVELLPAEGAVQVSDGTGSVLVSLTSAVMREPAEGGDIKRDDKDVLPRQKCLDALAALRHAKWFQARAATLQSCVIIIRIMRDLCRRIPNWTPLNPYAMELLVSGVMQSAGAALSPGEALRRVMEAVAGGLLLEHGPGLRDPCEKEQVDALGNLPAQKREDLTASAQQFLRQIAFRQIYKVLDMEPLPKLKHPAGPWKFPRKRRRSHTDAESDQPNGEGKVVKTEEKMDASETAANAK, translated from the exons ATGATGgcagcaaataattattttggttttactCACGGCGGAACACAGTACGG TGCTGCGACTGCTGGAGCGGCTTACGGGGGTCAGACAGGGTACGCTGTAGCCCCGGCTGCGACCGCCGCGACGTACGGGACCCAACGCGCTGCTGCTACAGGATACGACACGGCATACCAGGCAGCGGCCGCTACACAAG CAGCGGCTCACGCGCACGCTCACGCGGCCGCGGCGGCAGCGTCGGCCTACGACGCCAGCAAGAGTGCGTACTACCAGCAGGCCGCCGCTGCCTACCccaccgccgcgccgccgcagcCCCAGCCCACGTACGACACCTCGGCTGCAAAGCCCACCTACTCCACGCAGGCCACTTACGCACAG GGCGGGGCGCGCGGcacgggcgcggcgggcgcgaaGCCCTACGGCTCCGTGTACTCGTCCTCCACGCCCGCCACCTCCTACCCCACGCAGCCCTACACGCAGCCCGCCGCTCAGACTCCTAAAC AGACGGCTAACAGGGGCACCTCTGCTTATGATACAGCTCTCTACAACGCCGCTACCATGTACGTGGCCCAGCAGAACAAAACCGGAGGAGGCGG CGGCTGGAAGAATTACAACAAGAGCGGAGTAGGCGCGGGTCAGGCCCGGCGCCCTAAGCCGCCTCCAAAGGCGCAGCAGCTGCATTATTGCGATGTGTGCCGCATCTCGTGCGCTGGACCCCAG ACGTACAAGGAGCACCTGGAGGGGCAGAAGCACAAGAAGAAGGAGGCGGCGGTGAAgctggcggcggcgggcgcggcggcggcggggcgcgcggcgGGCGGGTCGGCGCTGCGCTGCGAGCTGTGCGACGTCACCTGCACCGGCGCCGACGCCTACGCGGCGCACGTGCGCGGCATCAAGCACCAGAAGGTCGTCAAGCTGCACACCATGCTCGGCAAGCCCATCCCCTCCACCGAGCCCACCAAGCTGGGAGGAG CCAAAAAGACGGTCGCCGGTACGCCCAAGATCGCGTTCGTGGCTTCCGGAGGACTTAGCACGGTGGCCGGCACCAATCCGCAAAAATCCATCCAAGGAGACAAAGACAAGGACTCGGACAAGGACGACGACGGCGCGGACGAGCCGGAGGTGCAGCCCGTGGGGCAGGACTACATCGAGGAGCTGCGCGGCGACGACGGCAAGGCGCTGTCCTTCAACTGCAAGCTGTGCGACTGCAAATTTAACGACCCCAACGCCAAGGAGATGCACATGAAGGGCCGCCGCCATCGTCTGCAGTACAAGAAGAAG GTGCAACCCGACCTGGAGGTGAAGGTGAAGCCATCCATGCACCAGCGCAAGCTGGCCGAGGCCAAGGCCCAGCGCATGCTGGTCCGCGACGAGCTGTGGGCGCGCCGCCGCATGCATGAC GGCATGGAGGAAGACGAGCGCGCGTACTGGGAGGGCGGCATGGAGCCGTGGTGGCCGCGCGGCCCCGTGCCGCCGCCGCTGCACCACCACCACCCG GGTATGGGCATGGGCTACGGGTCCGTGGGCCGGCGGCCGGAGACCTCGGACGACCGGCACGTGGTGGCCAAGCACGCGGAGATCTACCCCAGCGAGCAGCAGCTGGCCGACACGCAGCGCCTCGTGTCCCACACCGAGCGCGCACTCAAGTCGCTCTCCGACGCGCTCGCCGACCAGGCCAAGCCTAAG GCTGGCGCTGCCAAAGCGGCTGTCAAGACCGAGGACAAGAAAGATGAGAATAAAGATGGCAAGGAAGACGGCCGCGACAACCAACT GTTCTCGTTCCTGGGCGAGGGCGAGGGCGGCTcgggcggctcgggcggcgcgggcggcgcggcgggcggcgaggcggcgcgcgcgctgaaGGGCGTGATGCGCGTGGGGCTGCTGGCCAAGGGGCTGCTGCTGAAGGGCGACCGCGACGTGCGCCTCGTCGTGCTGTGCCACGACCGCCCCACCGTCACGCTGCTCAAGCGCGTCGCGCACGACCTGCCCGCGCATCTCGCCAAAGTCAAG GGCCCCGGCGACGAGCCCAAGTACAAGGTGGAGCTGCTGCCGGCCGAGGGCGCCGTGCAGGTGTCGGACGGCACCGGCAGCGTGCTGGTGTCGCTCACGTCGGCCGTGATGCGCGAGCCCGCAG AGGGTGGCGACATAAAGCGAGACGACAAGGATGTGCTACCGCGGCAGAAGTGTTTGGACGCGTTGGCCGCCCTTCGGCACGCCAAGTGGTTCCAG GCTAGGGCGGCGACTCTGCAGTCGTGCGTGATCATCATCCGCATAATGCGCGACCTCTGCCGTCGCATTCCCAACTGGACGCCGCTCAATCCCTAC GCGATGGAGCTGCTGGTGTCGGGTGTGATGCAGTCTGCGGGCGCGGCGCTGTCGCCGGGCGAGGCGCTGCGCCGCGTCATGGAGGCGgtcgccggcggcctgctgctCGAGCACGGCCCCGGCCTGCGCGACCCCTGCGAGAAGGAGCAAGTG GATGCTCTCGGGAATCTGCCCGCGCAGAAGCGTGAAGACCTGACCGCTTCGGCGCAACAGTTCCTGAGACAGATCGCCTTTAGACAGATTTACAag GTGCTGGACATGGAGCCGCTGCCCAAGCTGAAGCACCCGGCGGGCCCGTGGAAGTTCCCGCGCAAGCGCAGGCGCTCGCACACCGACGCCGAGTCCGACCAGCCCAACG GTGAGGGCAAAGTAGTAAAGACGGAAGAAAAAATGGACGCGTCCGAAACCGCCGCGAACGCTAAGTAA